From the Pseudomonas putida genome, one window contains:
- a CDS encoding RHS repeat domain-containing protein: MPLQSNALNYPSFGKGNVDPRTGLYGFTLEVPELNANFGQGPNLPLQLGFSPLNTTHSGFGIGWAFKLSSYDLDSQVLSLYTGESLAIADQGPGEEALVYEQKLKSFICENIGDKQNPRFRITHTGGPIEILEPLKADSRKLLPTRVTIPGGAGINLAYDLEKGRLQSIQDDSGQQLLTLTFQGDSQTLLQTHPGTEAEQTFTLKFEGEELRTLVLPTSDQHNWAFHYQQLGGMRFLQRLTLPYGGEERVIYRESGHQYPGRQTYLPYVTEHRAIADPLNEANAIKTTYTYTKKNFLGYGATGVEWDEKYNQDHLYKFTGSEYVYGSTTNHYLNDEVLRTVEHTFNRFHLVTKQVTDEAGRIETITTQYHDKPGNFASQDPRVQLPSRITKTWTQAGTQLRRDEHVLTQYDEHGNMVLEQLANGTRMVREYYPAAGAEGCPPDPQGFVRNLKSLTVYPAEGGAQAQIRRTRFTYRALDVLSASVATLQADKFLVGDSEQIFEVTDDNGQERERLLSRSDISHLDTPDNVFLHGRIDYRTDRLGTTQSRTEWHYEKRADDNGKLTYLNTTTTFKPHGGTLEKTTQSLQSALRNQLIETEDINGVKTRYRHDAINRPVATTIAPDLPEFTATYTFRYGKVTENNRTLCYAEHTDLNGVVTRTYHDGLNRPVRVELTLKALDNPESETRITRKVSETTYDGLGRIASETVFDYAPVRPGSGSSEERVIERTTRFKYDAWGQRCEVLQADDVKLITAFSPFGADGNKAEQWLESPKQPGIKQQHSVVEYNRFDKPVYEYQLHQPAGGAKPVEVDRTDYLYDGLGRGVKETFSYPPEQKLVPRITEYTYDHWGRMCETVRPDGSVLLRSFAEHSTNELTTLLQVRNKNGSTLPVCKRTYDGLERLTSMAVGPRLETYTYQGQTALMDSRTISNTDATRNDKRKHVERYTYKPALTTQPTSISATLEGTPEPHAANEASFAYRPSSAEVVGADNANGSRAYTYTDRGYLAQEHWHVGDQEQYNIHNQHSLQGRLRYRKHSDGAACLYEHDKLGRVVAVTQGHLQSTLTYNSEGRLETTTTHDTRDPARYVRSTQTYDDLGREHRRTLDANGQQQLLVLKWRDGTTLQARTLYNGNAENEAALLREEVFGYDELDRLTISDYRGPSSPRNAKGRTIESEIFEFDAMDNLKQRVTLFADGKKDTARFTYATDGSFQLTKVTHTLVDDYLPEQSFDYDTRGNMLNDEQGRTLEYDVKGRLERVLKPDGSEQARYLYDGHDQLLASVFDGRQVQRRYQGNRLDSTREGNLLTQYLLNDEQTLGVQRSDQPDDPLLLLTDPAGSILTEADHQGTRHASYNTYGERPDDNGMRCLLAFNGEVREEALGWYLLGSGYRAYNPGLMRFHSPDSLPPEAAGLNPYLYALGNPVKWRDPTGHKVSPFSGNDGAAEYKGDSNKELKSKIKTGLLVLFSAILLISLLAAPWGTPMSLGTALAWGGIAGQGVGLGLQVAGKVIEENDSGLSDILSFTGVGISILGAAAFGAGMAINIKSGAMRSSLLNFGRPKTRPWISTRLGTFVDHNKGIDIFGKPFEQQLAASRAWQNTQASQSPPAGRSNSSGDYATIGPSKLKAKNNSSPNAYSSNQSHSAGPANSAGLANSAGPANSAGLANSVKAPHATLPVIIE; encoded by the coding sequence ATGCCCCTTCAATCCAATGCACTAAACTACCCCAGCTTTGGCAAAGGCAACGTCGACCCCCGTACCGGCCTCTACGGTTTTACCCTGGAAGTTCCAGAACTTAATGCCAACTTTGGTCAAGGCCCCAACTTACCCCTGCAACTGGGCTTTAGCCCACTGAATACCACCCACTCAGGCTTCGGCATCGGTTGGGCCTTCAAGCTCAGCAGTTACGACCTCGACAGCCAGGTACTAAGCCTGTACACCGGCGAAAGCCTGGCAATCGCCGACCAGGGCCCAGGTGAAGAGGCCCTGGTCTACGAACAAAAACTCAAGAGCTTCATCTGCGAAAACATCGGCGACAAACAAAACCCACGCTTTCGCATCACCCACACCGGCGGCCCGATCGAAATACTCGAACCCCTCAAGGCCGACAGCCGCAAGCTGCTGCCAACACGGGTCACGATCCCTGGCGGCGCTGGCATCAACTTGGCCTACGACCTGGAAAAAGGCCGCCTGCAGTCCATCCAGGATGACAGCGGCCAACAGTTGCTCACCCTCACGTTCCAGGGCGACAGCCAGACGCTCTTGCAGACCCACCCCGGTACTGAAGCCGAGCAAACGTTCACCCTCAAGTTCGAAGGGGAAGAATTGCGCACACTGGTGCTGCCCACCAGCGACCAGCACAACTGGGCATTCCATTACCAGCAGCTGGGGGGCATGCGTTTTCTTCAGCGGCTTACCCTGCCGTATGGCGGCGAAGAGCGTGTTATCTACCGCGAGTCTGGCCACCAGTACCCCGGCCGGCAGACCTACCTGCCGTATGTGACCGAGCACCGCGCAATCGCCGACCCGCTGAACGAAGCAAACGCCATCAAGACCACCTACACCTACACCAAGAAGAACTTCCTGGGCTACGGCGCAACAGGCGTGGAGTGGGACGAAAAATACAATCAGGACCACCTCTACAAGTTCACTGGCAGCGAATACGTGTATGGCAGCACGACCAACCACTACCTCAACGACGAGGTGCTACGCACCGTCGAGCACACGTTCAACCGCTTCCACCTGGTGACCAAGCAAGTCACCGACGAAGCCGGCCGCATCGAAACCATCACCACGCAGTATCACGATAAGCCGGGCAACTTCGCCTCCCAGGACCCGCGCGTGCAGTTGCCGAGCCGCATCACCAAGACCTGGACCCAGGCCGGCACCCAGTTGCGCCGCGATGAACACGTGCTCACCCAGTACGATGAGCACGGCAACATGGTGCTGGAACAGTTGGCCAACGGCACGCGCATGGTCCGTGAGTATTACCCTGCCGCAGGCGCCGAGGGCTGCCCGCCCGACCCGCAAGGCTTCGTGCGCAACCTCAAGAGCCTCACTGTCTACCCGGCCGAGGGGGGTGCTCAGGCGCAGATCCGGCGCACCCGTTTCACCTACCGTGCGCTGGACGTGCTGAGCGCCTCGGTCGCGACGCTGCAGGCCGACAAATTTCTGGTGGGCGATAGCGAGCAGATCTTCGAGGTTACCGATGACAATGGCCAGGAACGCGAACGGCTGCTGAGCCGCAGTGATATCAGCCACCTGGACACGCCCGACAATGTGTTCCTGCATGGGCGCATCGATTACCGAACGGATCGACTGGGCACCACCCAGTCACGTACCGAGTGGCACTACGAGAAGCGCGCCGATGACAACGGCAAGCTTACCTACCTGAACACCACCACCACCTTCAAACCCCACGGTGGCACGCTGGAAAAAACCACGCAGAGCCTGCAGTCCGCCCTGCGCAACCAGCTGATCGAGACCGAAGACATCAATGGCGTGAAGACCCGCTACCGCCATGATGCAATCAACCGGCCGGTCGCCACGACCATAGCACCGGACCTGCCCGAGTTTACCGCTACCTACACTTTCCGCTATGGCAAGGTCACGGAAAACAACCGCACACTGTGTTACGCCGAGCACACCGACCTCAACGGTGTCGTCACCCGTACCTACCATGACGGGCTCAACCGCCCGGTGCGGGTTGAGCTCACCCTCAAAGCGCTGGACAATCCAGAGTCCGAGACCCGCATTACCCGCAAGGTATCCGAAACCACGTACGACGGCCTCGGCCGCATCGCCAGCGAAACCGTGTTCGACTACGCCCCCGTCAGGCCCGGCAGCGGCAGCTCAGAAGAACGCGTCATCGAGCGGACCACACGCTTCAAGTACGATGCCTGGGGGCAGCGCTGCGAGGTGTTGCAAGCCGATGACGTCAAGCTCATCACCGCGTTCTCGCCGTTCGGTGCCGATGGCAACAAGGCCGAGCAATGGCTGGAAAGCCCCAAGCAGCCGGGCATCAAGCAGCAACACAGCGTGGTGGAGTACAACCGCTTCGACAAACCGGTCTACGAGTACCAACTGCACCAGCCCGCCGGCGGTGCCAAGCCGGTTGAAGTCGACCGTACCGACTACCTCTACGATGGCCTGGGCCGCGGGGTGAAGGAAACGTTCAGCTATCCGCCCGAGCAAAAACTCGTGCCGCGCATCACTGAATACACCTATGACCACTGGGGCCGCATGTGCGAAACCGTGCGCCCCGATGGCAGCGTGCTGCTGCGCTCCTTCGCCGAACACAGCACCAATGAGCTGACCACCCTGCTGCAAGTGCGCAATAAAAATGGCAGCACCCTGCCCGTGTGCAAGCGCACCTACGATGGCCTGGAGCGCCTGACCAGCATGGCCGTCGGCCCGCGCCTGGAGACCTACACCTACCAGGGCCAAACCGCACTGATGGACTCACGCACCATCAGCAACACCGACGCAACACGCAACGACAAGCGCAAGCACGTCGAGCGCTACACCTACAAGCCGGCACTGACCACCCAGCCCACCAGCATCAGCGCCACGCTCGAAGGCACGCCAGAGCCACACGCCGCCAACGAAGCCTCCTTTGCCTACCGCCCTAGCAGTGCCGAAGTGGTCGGCGCCGACAACGCCAATGGCAGCCGCGCCTACACCTACACCGACCGCGGGTACCTGGCCCAGGAACACTGGCACGTAGGCGACCAGGAGCAGTACAACATCCACAACCAGCACTCCTTGCAGGGGCGCCTGCGCTACCGCAAGCACAGCGACGGTGCCGCCTGCCTGTATGAGCATGACAAGCTGGGGCGGGTTGTTGCCGTTACCCAGGGCCACTTGCAGTCCACCCTGACCTACAACAGCGAAGGCCGCCTGGAAACCACCACCACCCACGACACCCGCGACCCGGCACGCTACGTGCGCAGCACCCAGACCTACGACGACCTGGGCCGTGAACATCGCCGCACGCTCGATGCCAATGGCCAGCAGCAGTTGCTGGTATTGAAATGGCGTGATGGCACCACGCTGCAAGCGCGCACCCTCTACAACGGCAACGCAGAGAATGAAGCCGCCCTGCTGCGCGAGGAGGTGTTTGGCTATGACGAACTCGACCGCCTGACCATCAGCGATTACCGAGGGCCAAGCTCGCCACGCAATGCCAAGGGCCGCACGATTGAGTCGGAAATCTTCGAATTCGATGCCATGGACAACCTCAAGCAGCGCGTGACGCTGTTTGCCGACGGCAAAAAAGATACTGCGCGCTTCACCTATGCCACCGACGGCAGCTTCCAGCTGACCAAAGTCACCCACACCCTGGTCGACGACTACCTGCCCGAGCAAAGCTTCGACTACGACACTCGCGGCAACATGCTTAACGACGAGCAAGGGCGCACACTGGAGTACGACGTGAAAGGGCGCCTGGAGCGCGTGCTGAAACCCGACGGCAGTGAGCAGGCCCGCTACCTGTACGATGGCCACGACCAGTTGCTGGCCAGTGTATTCGATGGCCGCCAGGTGCAGCGGCGCTACCAGGGCAACCGCCTGGACAGCACCCGGGAAGGCAACCTGCTGACCCAGTACCTGCTCAATGACGAGCAAACCCTGGGCGTGCAGCGCTCTGACCAACCCGACGACCCGCTGCTGCTGCTGACCGACCCTGCCGGCAGCATCCTCACCGAGGCCGACCACCAGGGCACCCGGCATGCCAGCTACAACACCTATGGCGAACGCCCCGACGACAACGGCATGCGTTGCCTGCTGGCGTTCAATGGCGAGGTGCGTGAAGAGGCCCTTGGCTGGTACCTGCTAGGCAGCGGCTACCGTGCGTACAACCCAGGCTTGATGCGCTTCCACAGCCCCGATTCGCTGCCACCCGAAGCAGCAGGCCTGAACCCTTACCTGTATGCCTTGGGTAATCCGGTCAAATGGCGCGACCCTACCGGGCATAAAGTGAGCCCGTTCAGTGGTAATGATGGGGCAGCAGAGTACAAGGGGGATTCTAACAAAGAGTTGAAGAGCAAGATAAAGACAGGGCTACTCGTCTTGTTTAGTGCCATCTTGCTTATATCACTTCTCGCAGCGCCATGGGGCACCCCTATGTCACTTGGGACTGCACTGGCCTGGGGCGGCATCGCCGGTCAAGGCGTCGGTTTGGGCTTACAGGTCGCAGGAAAAGTAATCGAAGAGAATGACTCTGGTCTTTCCGACATACTGAGCTTTACAGGCGTAGGTATTAGCATACTTGGTGCTGCAGCGTTTGGTGCTGGCATGGCGATCAATATAAAGAGTGGCGCGATGAGATCAAGTTTACTCAACTTCGGCCGACCAAAGACCCGGCCCTGGATTTCGACAAGATTAGGCACATTTGTAGATCACAATAAAGGCATTGATATATTTGGAAAACCATTTGAACAACAATTAGCCGCTTCAAGAGCCTGGCAAAATACTCAAGCCTCACAATCGCCCCCCGCAGGCCGCTCTAACAGCAGCGGAGATTATGCCACGATTGGTCCATCCAAGCTTAAAGCGAAAAATAACTCAAGCCCTAACGCATACAGTTCAAACCAATCCCATTCAGCAGGACCGGCAAATTCAGCGGGACTGGCAAATTCAGCAGGACCGGCAAATTCAGCGGGACTGGCAAATTCAGTAAAAGCCCCACATGCGACTTTACCTGTGATAATTGAATGA
- a CDS encoding RHS repeat domain-containing protein, giving the protein MSFQSNALNYPSYGKGNVDPRTGLYGFTLEVPPLNANFGQGPGLPLQLGFSPLNTTHSGFGNGWAFKLSSYDLDSQVLSLYTGESLAIADQGPGEEALVYEQKLKSFICENIGDKQNPRFRITHTGGPIEILEPLKADSRKLLPTRVTIPGGAGINLAYDLEKGRLQSIQDDSGQQLLTLTFQGDSQTLLQTHPGTEAEQTFTLKFEGEELRTLVLPTSDQHNWTFHYQQLGGMRFLQRLTLPYGGEERVIYRESGHQYPGRQTYLPYVTEHRAIADPLNEANAIKTTYTYTKKNFLGYDATGVEWDEKYNQDHLYKFTGSEYVYGSTTSHYLNDEVLRTVEHTFNRFHLVTKQVTDEAGRIETITTQYHDKPGNFASQDPRVQLPSRITKTWTQAGTQLRRDEHVLTQYDEHGNMVLEQLANGTRMVREYYPAAGAEGCPPDPQGFVRNLKSLTVYPAEGGAQAQIRRTRFTYRALDVLSASVATLQADKFLVGDSEQIFEVTDDNGQERERLLSRSDISHLDTPDNVFLHGRIDYRTDRLGTTQSRTEWHYEKRADDNGKLTYLNTTTTFKPHGGTLEKTTQSLQSALRNQLIETEDINGVKTRHRHDAINRLVAKTIAPDLPEFTATHTYRYGKITENNRTLCYAEHTDLNGVVTRTYHDGLNRPVRVELTLKALDNPESETRITRKVSETTYDGLGRIASETVFDYAPVRPGSGSSEERVIERTTRFKYDAWGQRCEVLQADDVKLITAFSPFGADGNKAEQWLESPKQPGIKQQHSVVEYNRFDKPVYEYQLHQPAGGAKPVEVDRTDYLYDGLGRGVKETFSYAPEQKLVPRITEYTYDHWGRMCETVRPDGSVLLRTFAEHSTNELTTLLQVRNKNGSTLPVCKRTYDGLERLTSMAVGPRLETYTYQGQTALMDSRTISNTDATRNDKRKHVERYTYKPALTTQPTSISATLEGTPEPHAANEASFAYRPSSAEVVGADNANGSRAYTYTDRGYLAQEHWNVGDQEQYNIHNQHSLQGRLRYRKHSDGAVCLYEHDALGRVVAVTQGHLQSTLTYNSEGRLETTTTHDTRDPARYVRSTQTYDDLGREHRRTLDANGQQQLLVLKWRDGTTLQARTLYNGNAENEAALLREEVFGYDELDRLTISDYRGPSSPRNAKGRTIESEIFDFDAMDNLKQRVTLFADGKKDTARFTYATDGSFQLTKVTHTLVEDYLPEQSFDYDTRGNMLNDEQGRTLEYDVKGRLERVLKPDGSEQARYLYDGHDQLLASVFDGRQVQRRYQGNRLDSTREGNLLTQYLLNDEQTLGVQRSDQPDDPLLLLTDPAGSILTEADHQGTRHASYSTYGERPDDNGMRCLLAFNGEVREEALGWYLLGSGYRAYNPGLMRFHSPDSLPPEAAGLNPYLYALGNPVKWRDPTGHKVSPFSGEDGAPSYRDPVEAPSGNSILKWVSVGFGILAIAATVYFMPWSAPMTLGKGLMMIAGLLTVSGTAASTASVVVKDEQISNDLAIAGTVLSAAGMLMGFGGYKLHARSMNKKGLTFKGRKIPENEPRGPDNITNNYNTYNTYEAQQGGATGSLGGGGSRSGSIVEGGGGGGSRTGSIVEGGGGGGSRTGSIVEGGGGGGSRTGSIVEGGGGGGSRHGSISRGGNAGLALASSNGNKYDWKGFQGFPGMAPGGFVSVPTPYVNR; this is encoded by the coding sequence ATGAGTTTTCAATCCAACGCATTAAACTACCCCAGCTATGGCAAAGGCAACGTCGACCCCCGTACCGGCCTCTACGGTTTTACCCTGGAAGTCCCGCCACTGAATGCCAACTTTGGTCAAGGCCCCGGCTTGCCCCTGCAACTGGGCTTCAGCCCACTGAACACCACCCACTCAGGCTTCGGCAACGGTTGGGCCTTCAAGCTCAGCAGTTACGACCTCGACAGCCAGGTACTTAGCCTGTACACCGGCGAAAGCCTGGCAATCGCCGACCAGGGCCCAGGTGAAGAGGCCCTGGTCTACGAACAAAAACTCAAGAGCTTCATCTGCGAAAACATCGGCGACAAACAAAACCCACGCTTTCGCATCACCCACACCGGTGGCCCGATCGAAATACTCGAACCCCTCAAGGCCGACAGCCGCAAGCTGCTGCCAACACGGGTCACGATCCCTGGCGGCGCTGGCATCAACTTGGCCTACGACCTGGAAAAAGGCCGCCTGCAGTCCATCCAGGATGACAGCGGCCAACAGTTGCTCACTCTCACGTTCCAGGGCGACAGCCAGACGCTCTTGCAGACCCACCCCGGTACTGAAGCCGAGCAAACGTTCACCCTCAAGTTCGAAGGGGAAGAATTGCGCACACTGGTGCTGCCCACCAGCGACCAGCACAACTGGACATTCCATTACCAGCAGCTGGGGGGCATGCGTTTTCTTCAGCGGCTTACCCTGCCGTATGGCGGCGAAGAGCGTGTTATCTACCGCGAGTCTGGCCACCAGTACCCCGGCCGGCAGACCTACCTGCCGTATGTGACCGAGCACCGCGCAATCGCCGACCCGCTGAACGAAGCAAACGCCATCAAGACCACCTACACCTACACCAAGAAGAACTTCCTGGGCTACGACGCAACAGGCGTGGAGTGGGACGAAAAATACAATCAGGACCACCTCTACAAGTTCACTGGCAGCGAATACGTGTATGGCAGCACGACCAGCCACTACCTCAACGACGAGGTGCTACGCACCGTCGAGCACACGTTCAACCGCTTCCACCTGGTGACCAAGCAAGTCACCGACGAAGCCGGCCGCATCGAAACCATCACCACGCAGTATCACGATAAGCCGGGCAACTTCGCCTCCCAGGACCCGCGCGTGCAGTTGCCGAGCCGCATCACCAAGACCTGGACCCAGGCCGGCACCCAGTTGCGCCGCGATGAACACGTGCTCACCCAGTACGATGAGCACGGCAACATGGTGCTGGAACAGTTGGCCAACGGCACGCGCATGGTCCGTGAGTATTACCCTGCCGCAGGCGCCGAGGGCTGCCCGCCCGACCCGCAAGGCTTCGTGCGCAACCTCAAGAGCCTCACTGTCTACCCGGCCGAGGGGGGTGCTCAGGCGCAGATCCGGCGCACCCGTTTCACCTACCGTGCGCTGGACGTGCTGAGCGCCTCGGTCGCGACGCTGCAGGCCGACAAATTTCTGGTGGGCGATAGCGAGCAGATCTTCGAGGTTACCGATGACAATGGCCAGGAACGCGAACGGCTGCTGAGCCGCAGTGATATCAGCCACCTGGACACGCCCGACAATGTGTTCCTGCATGGGCGCATCGATTACCGAACGGATCGACTGGGCACCACCCAGTCACGTACCGAGTGGCACTACGAGAAGCGCGCCGATGACAACGGCAAGCTTACCTACCTGAACACCACCACCACCTTCAAACCCCACGGTGGCACGCTGGAAAAAACCACGCAGAGCCTGCAGTCCGCCCTGCGCAACCAGCTGATCGAGACCGAAGACATCAATGGCGTGAAGACCCGCCACCGCCATGATGCAATCAACCGGCTGGTCGCCAAGACCATAGCACCGGACCTGCCCGAGTTTACCGCCACACACACCTACCGCTATGGCAAGATCACGGAAAACAACCGCACACTGTGCTACGCCGAGCACACCGACCTCAACGGTGTCGTCACCCGTACCTACCATGACGGGCTCAACCGCCCGGTGCGGGTTGAGCTCACCCTCAAAGCGCTGGACAATCCAGAGTCCGAGACCCGCATTACCCGCAAGGTATCCGAAACCACGTACGACGGCCTCGGCCGCATCGCCAGCGAAACCGTGTTCGACTACGCCCCCGTCAGGCCCGGCAGCGGCAGCTCAGAAGAACGCGTCATCGAGCGGACCACACGCTTCAAGTACGATGCCTGGGGGCAGCGCTGCGAGGTGTTGCAAGCCGATGACGTCAAGCTCATCACCGCGTTCTCGCCGTTCGGTGCCGATGGCAACAAGGCCGAGCAATGGCTGGAAAGCCCCAAGCAGCCGGGCATCAAGCAGCAACACAGCGTGGTGGAGTACAACCGCTTCGACAAACCGGTCTACGAGTACCAACTGCACCAGCCCGCCGGCGGTGCCAAGCCGGTTGAAGTCGACCGTACCGACTACCTCTACGATGGCCTGGGCCGCGGGGTGAAGGAAACGTTCAGCTATGCGCCCGAGCAAAAACTCGTGCCGCGCATCACTGAATACACCTATGACCACTGGGGCCGCATGTGCGAAACCGTGCGCCCCGATGGCAGCGTGCTGCTGCGCACCTTCGCCGAACACAGCACCAATGAGCTGACCACCCTGCTGCAAGTGCGCAATAAAAATGGCAGCACCCTGCCCGTGTGCAAGCGCACCTACGATGGCCTGGAGCGCCTGACCAGCATGGCCGTCGGCCCGCGCCTGGAGACCTACACCTACCAGGGCCAAACCGCACTGATGGACTCACGCACCATCAGCAACACCGACGCAACACGCAACGACAAGCGCAAGCACGTCGAGCGCTACACCTACAAGCCGGCGCTGACCACCCAGCCCACCAGCATCAGCGCCACGCTCGAAGGCACGCCAGAGCCACACGCCGCCAACGAAGCCTCCTTTGCCTACCGCCCTAGCAGTGCCGAAGTGGTCGGCGCCGACAACGCCAATGGCAGCCGCGCCTACACCTACACCGACCGCGGGTACCTGGCCCAGGAACACTGGAACGTAGGCGACCAGGAGCAGTACAACATCCACAACCAGCACTCCTTGCAGGGGCGCCTGCGCTACCGCAAGCACAGCGACGGTGCCGTCTGCCTGTATGAGCATGACGCGCTGGGGCGGGTTGTTGCCGTTACCCAGGGCCACTTGCAGTCCACCCTGACCTACAACAGCGAAGGTCGCCTGGAAACCACCACCACCCACGACACCCGCGACCCGGCGCGCTACGTGCGCAGCACCCAGACCTACGACGACCTGGGCCGTGAGCATCGCCGCACGCTCGATGCAAATGGCCAGCAGCAGTTGCTGGTATTGAAATGGCGTGATGGCACCACGCTGCAAGCGCGCACCCTCTACAACGGCAACGCAGAGAATGAAGCCGCCCTGCTGCGCGAGGAAGTGTTTGGCTATGACGAACTCGACCGCCTGACCATTAGCGATTACCGAGGGCCAAGCTCGCCACGCAATGCCAAGGGCCGCACGATTGAGTCGGAAATCTTCGATTTCGATGCCATGGACAACCTCAAGCAGCGCGTGACGCTGTTTGCCGACGGCAAAAAAGATACTGCGCGCTTCACCTATGCCACCGACGGCAGCTTCCAGCTGACCAAAGTCACCCACACCCTGGTCGAGGACTACCTGCCCGAGCAAAGCTTCGACTACGACACTCGCGGCAACATGCTTAACGACGAGCAAGGGCGCACACTGGAGTACGACGTGAAAGGGCGCCTGGAGCGCGTGCTGAAACCCGACGGCAGTGAGCAGGCCCGCTACCTGTACGATGGCCACGACCAATTGCTGGCCAGTGTATTCGATGGCCGCCAGGTGCAGCGGCGCTACCAGGGCAACCGCCTGGACAGCACCCGGGAAGGCAACCTGCTGACCCAGTACCTGCTCAATGACGAGCAAACCCTGGGCGTGCAGCGCTCTGACCAGCCCGACGACCCGCTGCTGCTGCTGACCGACCCTGCCGGCAGCATCCTCACCGAGGCCGACCACCAGGGCACCCGGCATGCCAGCTACAGCACCTATGGCGAACGCCCCGACGACAACGGCATGCGTTGCCTGCTGGCGTTCAATGGCGAGGTGCGTGAAGAGGCCCTTGGCTGGTACCTGCTAGGCAGCGGCTACCGTGCGTACAACCCAGGCTTGATGCGCTTCCACAGCCCCGATTCGCTGCCACCCGAAGCAGCAGGCCTGAACCCTTACCTGTATGCCTTGGGTAACCCGGTCAAATGGCGCGACCCTACCGGGCATAAAGTGAGCCCGTTCAGCGGTGAAGATGGGGCACCTAGCTATAGAGATCCTGTAGAAGCGCCGTCCGGTAATAGCATTCTGAAGTGGGTCTCCGTGGGATTCGGCATATTAGCCATCGCTGCCACAGTGTACTTCATGCCGTGGTCCGCCCCCATGACACTCGGCAAAGGCCTGATGATGATTGCGGGATTACTCACCGTTTCCGGTACTGCGGCAAGCACCGCTAGCGTTGTTGTTAAAGACGAACAGATTAGCAACGATCTGGCAATAGCAGGCACGGTACTTTCAGCAGCAGGTATGCTTATGGGTTTTGGCGGTTACAAATTGCACGCCAGATCGATGAATAAGAAGGGGCTGACTTTCAAAGGTCGAAAAATACCTGAGAACGAGCCCCGCGGACCCGACAATATAACCAATAACTATAACACTTATAATACATATGAAGCTCAACAAGGGGGAGCAACAGGGAGCTTAGGCGGAGGCGGTAGTAGAAGCGGAAGTATTGTCGAAGGCGGAGGCGGAGGCGGTAGCAGAACCGGAAGTATTGTGGAAGGCGGAGGCGGAGGCGGTAGCAGAACCGGAAGTATTGTCGAAGGCGGAGGCGGAGGCGGTAGCAGAACCGGAAGTATTGTCGAAGGCGGAGGCGGAGGCGGTAGCAGACACGGAAGTATTAGCAGAGGCGGAAACGCAGGGCTCGCCCTAGCCTCCTCAAACGGCAATAAATATGATTGGAAGGGCTTTCAAGGTTTCCCAGGAATGGCACCAGGCGGCTTCGTATCAGTCCCTACGCCGTACGTTAATAGATAA